The region TGCATGTGGTTGTGCATTTACACATACTTgcataaatacatatgtttcCATGTAAAGCTTTGTGTTGATGGCCTAGCCCTGCAGGGTAAAGAGAGAGAGCGGAGCGTTTTGCAGTGTGGGAAGGGAAAAGCCTGCTCACTGCGCCTCATTTATCTGCTCTGTTGGTCCCCAGCGATCGCTCCCACGTCTTTTCAGGCCAAATCAAAAGGGCCGCGCTCCAGCTAACAGCTCTCCATTTCAGACATCTGCCTTGACACACATTCAGCTATTCAGAGAACTGGCTCGTTGTTCAGTGCACATGTCAGTacctctctttcctgccaaACTTGCGAATAAATTTGCAGATAATTGCAGGCGTAGAAGCATAACTGTAAACACAAGTGGAGCAATTAGATGCACAAAGACCGAGGAGGTcgtaaagaaacaaacatgatgatgatgatgatgatgatgactgGTTGTGTTGTGAACCAAGAGGCTATGAGGAAAAGCTactgcagcagctgcattttATATTAGCTATGTCCGACTTACTTTTTCCcaccttattttcttttttgatttagagtaaaataaatagaCGTCATGATTTCCTTTGTTCCTAAGACTTTGTAGATCTATTTTATAAGCTTTCTCTTGTAGTTttaaccctttaaaaaaaaacgttcctcacaataaattattatttttttggcttGAATCCCAAGACTGTAAAAGAGTTTCAGCAAACGTGACTCAAATCCTCACTGAAAGCCACGGCTGCAGCGTTTCAGCTGTTGATCTTTCTAAATTCTTTAGGTTGGAATTTGCCGGCGATCTAATTGTTTTTCCTGAATATCTCCTTCTGATCTCACCCAACAAATCCTTCACTTCATTTCTACAAACAGAAATGGAGCCAGCAGTCATTTGTCCATGACAGCCCGAATATGGTAACTGGGGAAAAGGGATGACCAGTCTTCCAACACAAGGCTCTCTGAAGCACAATATTCTTTCCAGCAGATGACtggtattttttgttaaatcattCAAGTGAGTAGTGAGATCTTTAGCTATATGTCTGAAAGAGCCTTCCACAAATGCATAATTCCTTTCTAACATATGTTATTGGTGCTTTATTGCCAAGTTGAGCTATATGTGTTTTCATGAGACACAAACTCCAGTagataaattcatattttatgtttggtaAAATGTTCTGGAAGTTTGCTGATTGTTTCACAGCCCAATTcacaaactttgtatttggacctcagtggtgcttttttttcttctttttttctatggCCTGTATAATGGTAACCACATGAACAGATTATTGGTAGGCGATATGgattaaaaagttttatcccaatattttgtgatattattgtgataacaatTTAAAGTGTCAAcaagaactatttattatttattcaccAATTTGTTTTGGTCTAACATGAAATTCCACTAAAATACTttaatgtttgtggttgtagcatgagaaaaaaaaaagtggaaaaagttcCCTGTATGTATTTTGGTCTTTATAAAGCATTTGTTGCTTCATGTTCACAATAGATTGTCATAAGATCTAACACAGTGGGACTAGCGGGTTTGTTTCATGCTGCAGTTGAACGCCTAGCAGCTACATCCCCATTCTGATcatttatagaaaaaacaaatcttataACTGAAGAGTTTTGAGTATTAAAAGCAGACCACTGAATGCAGGAAGCACCTGGACTTCGGAGACGCATCTGAAATCCATCACTGCTTGTGGTTTTTAAGAAAAGTGCTTTTATCTGCTAAAGTTATTTCTGAATCTATTGGGAGAAAACGTTGGCAAgaaaatggcagatttattcCCGCGTTCACCAAAATTTGCAGAATTGCCACAACATTGGTGGCCTCGTCGGGATAAGTGGGCCAGCTTCCTGTCTTTCTGATTTAGTGCTCGTCTCATTTATATTTCTGTCCAAACAAACAATTCTTATTGAGggggaaacaacaacaacagcactGACTCAGATGTAGATTGTAGCCGAGTTTCCTCtgttaaataaatcatttcagcTCAGCTTTTCATCTTGAGggaaatctgaaacattttatgttgATCTTCTTTGTCTTCTGTTGTGTCCTGGCttactttttcttccttttgtggCATCAGCAACCAAGAACAACTtgcagtgtttctgttttttttttttttttgtgggtttttttgttgcacatGTTTAACAGCCCCAGCCAAAATCAACACCTTGCTCACCGCCAGATAAACTTTGTTTATTGGGGAAATGAAAAGCCCTCCGTCCAGGCGTTTGATTTGAATCATATGTTGCTAAACTAAAGCACATTTCTAATGAAGCCTAATTGCTCGATTTGCCCAGTTCAAATTGTTATTAGGAGCATTTCATCTTCTAAAGGTTTTACAATAATGGTATTGATAAATTCCTCACTCCTTGGCTGTCGGATGAAAAtcagtcgtttttttttttttttaccttctgaaACTCACTGCCAGCCTCGCTGCTTTCAGCGTTCCATTTGATCTGTGGAGGAATCTGGATTTCCTTATTTGGTTCTGCTGATCTTTTAGAAGAAACACCAGAGAAATGCTTTTCTccctcattttcttttcattgaaATGACCAGGTTGTCAATCTGACTTCTTCTGACATTTTGAACAGTAACTACTTTGAGGTTCCTGTGCTCAGTGCAATTGGTAATGCTGCTGACAGGAACGCGCCAGTCTGAACTGGATCAACTTGACACCTACATGAGAGCCATCTGGTGGAGGTCTGGGGAagtcttctgctgctgtcagACATCAAATGATCCTTGAATAAAGGCGGACTAATTAAGATAATTGTGCTCGACCCACTAACACTAAATGATTAGATTTGAATGGAAGCAGTTTTTATCACCGGCTTCAGATAATCACTGGagtgactgaaataaaacgTTGCTGGTTTAAGTAACGTCAGCGACGTTACAAcaaggcctgtcgcgataacccgttttgctggatgataaattgttccgGACGTTTTTGTGATAAACTACAacgttgttgttttgagaccatttttaaagtaCTGTAATGGTGATGACGCAATgataataattttttgagatcaaaaaagtttaaattctaACGAACAATTAACACTGGAatattaaatatccaaaaaataaataaagtaaacaacagaaacaatgaatcaaattaaatataaaatctctgcaaacaaaattgtcctCCAAAAGAAGGGAGCGAAGCTCCAGACTGAAGACGTTTCTCATCCTATGTTTGGTAGAAGGAGatgaaagtgaaaaattagaaaacattcaaatggaaattattgagtttgttttaattgatcattAACTGATGAGGTGAAATGAACTTATTGATAAGTTAAAACAAATTAGTTGATTAATTGCAGCAGGCCTGTCACAACCACAGAGTTCAACGCGTTTTATCAGGATTTTACCTAGtgagttaaaacaaagtaaagaatCACTTCAAGCTGGAAGGAAAATGGCGAAtgtaaaacctttaaaagaacaataatctgcaaaatactgaaaaatagCTACCCACAGCGTGATGTTGCCACCACAGAGGAAGCGTCTTCTTCCTCGTGTTTTTAATTGGAAGGATCTacggctgcaactaacaattattttactcattgatCTGTCGattattctgtaaaataaactagccagaaaaagaaattggcatattctgctaatttttcatttcagtattttttgcaatgcattaaaatatatataattaaactaatacaaattctcttttaaataagaaataaacattttattgtctaaaatgcaataaaaacaagcatgtatttatgtatgtatgtatgattttttaatatgtgtaattttttttttagttctggCTTATTTGCTGCtgagtgttttgttctttcagcaaatggcctttttttccTTCGTATACTCCAGTTATTGATTAATTAGTTGCTAAATTcattgacaattatttcaataatctgtTCAtcataattaaactaattaacTGTTTCAATACTAGAAGTGTCAGAGTATaaggagctgaatacaaatgacaCTTTGCACATGTCAATTTCCACTCATTTTTCAGCAGGTATAACTACTTTTACCAGTTCCGTATTTCGGGGGAGGAGATCCTGTAGTGGGAGTTGCTGTGGGGGATTTTGTCAGCTTCCAGAATTCCTTTCTGCTGGAAAACTGGAGCTGCCACTCTCCAGGCAGTCTTTGACTCCAGCTTTCTCCTCCCACCTTCCTTTTGTTTCAGCTTGAGCTGTAAATGTGTCAGCATCAGAGAACTCAGCATGAAGAAGTCGGCCCGGCCAGCGGCGAGTAAGGTCAGCGGGGAACGAGGGAAATCGGAGGCCGCCGGCGCCGGAAAGTCCTCAGCCAAAAGTGTCAGCGCCGCACCTCTGAATAAGGTGAAACTCGCCGTGTGATGAAGGACTTGGCTCCATGTAGCAtcgttgtttgttttttggtgtgatggtgttggttttgttctttcaggTGAAAAGCAATGATGATCTTTTAGCGCCCATGGCCGGAGGGAATCCTGTCACCAAGACCAAGAAGACTGGCTCCATTGGAAGTAGCTCTACCAACCAAGAAATCAAGCCAAAAACTACATCAGGTATCCCACAGTCAATGCAAGGGACAGTATAATGGAAGATCCCATTTttagagctttacatcatgttgtaatggTATTCTCTCACCAAAAACATACCTGTTGTGTTGCCTTAATTCTTTagtgcatgtttgagaaatcctgtaGTCTCCCCGTGGCAACCGTTCAGGGTGCAGAAACACTTGGTCTCACTGGGCGTTGCCTTCAACGCAGCTTCTCCTCAGAGCTCAACCCTCACAGAGCAACTCATTCCCCAGTGattcccccactcagctccttcagactagccagcagcaattagcaaacacctggtgcccaatttcaagccgttaaattaggaagtcaaatttctttcaaatcaTGCTTGATatgtatagcatttttataacaattaaaataaatgtagctgCTTGATTGAgctataaaatgtcacaatGTGCCTAGAAAAcgcataatactgccccttcaaTAAAGTCATCCAATAATTCATTATTACCTAGTCaggttttcacatttcctgtcaatttGGAAGATATTTTTAACCCAAAAACACAACGGGCTGCTGGTTGACTCCCCTAGCAACCTTATTGCTGGGAAAATCCTGGGTAGTCAACATCAGCAAAACgtcacaaaaatacataatccTGCCTCTAATTACCTGTACTACACGTTCCACGTCTTTCCCTTTCTGTCTTCAAAGGGTCTCTGTCCAAGCGTACATCAACGGCTTCCAAGGAACCAAATTCTTCGCGAGATCGCCTTCGGACATCAAGAGGTTCAGCTGCTAAGAAGCAGTCGGCGTTGGGCAGCGCATCGGGGGATGTATCCTCGGGAAAACGCTCCCGGAGCCAGACTGTGGCCGAATCAGACGGCCGCATGAGCAAGTCCAAATCAGACGGCCAGATCAGCGATAAGGTCGCTCTGGAAGCCAAGGTGAAAGATCTGGTGGGTCTGGCTAACAGCAAAGACGTGGAGATCCTCCACCTCCGCAGCGAGCTGAGGGACATGAGGGCACAGTTGAGCCTGGGGGGAAAGGAGGCGACGCCccaggagcaggaggaagaggaggctggGGAGGAAGAGAAGCCCCAGGTGTCAGCCATCACAGCCGCTGATGTGGAGTCCACTCTGATCCTCTTGCAAGAGCAAAACCGAGCCATCCGAGAGGAGCTGAACCTGCTGAAGAGCGAGAACCGCATGCTAAAGGACCGGCTCAACGCGCTGGGCTTCTCCCTGGAGCAGCGGCTGGACGGAACTGACAAGCTCTTCAGCTATTCGTCCTCCCTGAGCCCTGACCTGTCGGCCAGCGGCGCGCACGGCGACACGGCCAGCGCCGGCGCGCTGACATCCTCGGTGGAGGGCTCGGCCCCTGGCTCCCTGGAGGACCTGCTGACGGGTCACCAGCACGGCGGCTCGGCGGACAACCTGGACAGCGAGTCCAGCGAGGTCTACCAGGCCGTCACGTCCAGTGACGACGCCCTGGACGCCCCCTCCGGCGCGTCCTCCTCGTCCGAGTCGGAGTGCGCCCCGGGCGTGGTGGCGGCGCGCTCGCGCAGGGGCAGCAGCGGCGACACCAGCGAGGTGTCGGTGGCCTGCCTGACAGAGCGCATCCATCAAATGGAGGAGAACCAGCACAGCACGGCGGAGGAGCTGCAGGCCACGCTGCAGGAGCTGGCCGACCTGCAGCAGATCACCCAGGAGCTGAACGGGGAGAACGAGCGGCTCGGCGAGGAGAAGGTCATCCTCATGGACTCGCTGTGCCAGCAGAGCGACAAGCTGGAGCAGTACGGCAGGCAGATCGAGTACCTGCGCTCGCTGCTGGACGAGCACCACGTCGCCTACGCGCTGGAGGAGGACATCAAGAGCGGCCGATACCTGGAGCTGGAGCAGCGCTACGGGGACCTGGCCGACAACGCCCGCTTCGAGAGGGAGCAGCTGCTGGGCGTGCAGCAGCACCTGTCCAATACGCTCAAGATGGCCGAGCAGGACAACGCCGAGGCGCAGGAGATGATCGGCGCGCTGAAGGAGCGCAACCACCAGATGGAGCGCATCGTGGAGTCGGAGCGGCAGGACCGGGCGGCCCTGGAGGCGGCGCTGGACGAGTACAAGGCGGCGGTGAGCAGCGACCAGGCCGAGCTGGGCCGCTGCCGGGCgcagctggagcaggagaggCAGCGGGTGGCGGAGCTGTACTCGCTGCACACGGCCGGCGACAAGAACGACATCTGCCAGCTGCTGGAGGGCGTGCGGCTGGGGAAGGAGGAGGCGGAGGCCAAGGCGGCCAAGAcgcaggaggagctggagcgGGCGCACGGCGAGCTCGGCCGGCTGCAGGAGACTTTCTGCAAGGTTAGAGAGTacgaggtcaaaggtcagggaACGCGAATGGGGTCGATCTTATTTGGTTTTATTAGCGCTACAGTGGAAGGGCCAGAAAACAAATAaccaattaatcgcatgatgaGTTAAAATGATCTCAATAATTTCCCTTCTGATTATTAATAACTGTTTGAATGGCAATTCTGTTTTCAGATTCTGTTTATTGGAATTTCATGTGATGAACTAATAGAAAGCAATTCTGTTTTCAGATTATAAAGTTATAATCTGTTAtctatggattttttttgtgtgtgtatgttttatttaatgcttttggttatgtttttttgttttgtttgtgcatatttaaaatatcttccagttctagAGGTAAGTGTTCTTTTACAAGACtgaagtttattggtctttcaGAGTGTGAACCTGCGTTTTTATGgcattacttgaaaatgttctcaaaacaacaattttattgtttatcacaatgaTAATTGTCTTACTTAGGGGGCTTACTATAAATACATACCGTTCTTACAATTTTAAAACTCCTTATAGTTCACTCCTCTATGCAACTTTCTATTAGTTCATCACatgaaattccaataaaatactttaaggATTGTGattgtaaagtgaaaaaatgttttttaaaaaatcaagagCTATGAATATCACAATGATCCTCTGGAATGATTTTGTTAATCATTTTTGACGAAGGTTTCTGCTCTTCCTGCAGCTGGACGGTGAATACAGGGGCTTCCAGGAGCAGGCGCAGCGGCGGATCACCGAGCAGGAGGGCGCTCTGGAGAAGCGGCGCGTCGAGCTGCAGGAGAAGGAGACGGAGATCGGCGACATGAAGGAGACCATCTTTGAGCTGGAGGACGAAGTGGAGCAGCACCGAGCCCTGAAGCTCCATGACAACCTCATCATCTCGGACCTGGAGAGTAAGTGGCCTCACGTCAGACTGTAGTTATCTAGAGAATACTAGATATTGAGATATTGTAGTATTCTAGAATATCTGGCGTGTATTGATTTTCATACATAAAATCAATACATGGCAGTTTGATTTTATGTACGAATAAGTTAAACTTTTTACTGTACATATTCTCTGAAAACTATGGACTTCATAGCATTTCTGATAACCTTGTAGGCTTTAGTAAAAggtatgttgttgtttttatttcagactcTGTGAAAAAGCTGCAAGACCAGAAGCATGACATGGAGAGAGAGATCAAGACTCTTCATCGCAGACTCAGGGTAAGCACAAAGTTTGATCCTTGAACAGCAAATTGTTCCCCGAAGGccttttggaaaaacatttccgCTGTTTTTATGCATCACGACATGCGAAAGTTTCACATATCAGTTTTACATTGTATGAATTTATCAGCTTGAAATGCTGGCAGAAATACGTCTGCAGTTGTGGACAAACGGAGTTGAATCTCTCAAATAAGAAGCAATAAAATCGTTTTCACCTGGTGAACGTATTCATTAGGGTGTTCTCAGACTGTTTATATTCAAATACATTAATAATATCAGCTAACTTTAGTGGAAATATTAACTTAATTAAGTAAACGAAGCTTGGTGCCAGTGCTCATAAAAAGTACACCACCACAAAAAGTCAGTTTTGATTCAGTGATAACACTCTGCAAACTGCAATCTCAGCTGCTTTGTTCAGTGTTGACAGAAAGACATGAAGAGAATTCATCTGAGCTCGATGAATCGTGTAAATATTTACTCCAGCTCCTTTATCTtgttgtgtgtgttggcgtgcaGGAGGAGTCGATGGAGTGGCGCCAGTTCCAGGCCGATCTGCAGACGGCCGTGGTCATCGCCAACGACATCAAGTCCGAGGCGCAGGAGGAGATAGGAGACCTGCGGCGCCGCCTGCAGGAGGCGCAGGAGAAGAACGAGAAGCTGAGCAAGGAGCTGGACGAGGTCAAGAGCCGCAAGTAAGTGAAAGCTCAGGAGCAAAAACTCCTCACAATGATCAGTCAAGTGGTGGCGCCCCCAAAAGGGGGCAGGGGTCCAGAGGTCCAGAGGTCCAGGTCCAGAGCCCCCTCTTGAAAAATGTTGGCCACTCGCTGACCCTCCAAGAGACTCCTGTTCAGGTCATAGAGAGGCATATAGTAATTTTCTTTGATTAGGACATAAatggaaagtaaaataaataagtaaatgtataaaataaaaaataaatattaggattagggccactaaaaaagaaattctgactttcatctcagaaaaaattctgtttaaaaatattttatgttttaagtcatttcagcgctgtttttctgtatcagattGTTTCTCTGAattctacctttttttttctttttttgcctgaTGATGTTTTTGCAAATCCAGTCTTAAAACTCAAATCTACCAAATAAATCTGAGGCAGGCTTTCAAGAGTGGATAAAGTGCAGGTTTACAAATCCTATAAcacagaaaaattcaaattaataaatgaaatgttctTGCAACTCATactaattcaaattcttcaacaTTCACATGCGATTATGTGCATATGCTAAACACATAAATGACATATACCTAAGAATctttggttatttatttggactttgaccCACAGATGGACACAGAAATAGaattgagaaaaaagtcagaattctttttctttttttttaatggtgttGATTATCTTCCATAATAATTTCAATGTGAGTTTTTTACTTGCCCAGTCTGGCCATCCCTGTGAAATCTTTCTAGGTGTGGCCACTGTAATCATATCCGTCTGCTTCTTTGTCACAttcacttctgtttttcaaagtgcttgtgtgtgtgtgtgtgtgtgtgcgcgcatcGAGCTGAGCCCTGTTGGTTTTCCAGgcaagaggaggagagaggccGAGTGTACAACTACATGAATGCGGTGGAGCGGGACCTGGCGGCCCTCAGACAGGGGATGGGTCTCAGTCGGAGATCGTCCACCTCCTCAGAGCCGTCGCCCACCGTGAAGACGCTCATCAAGAGCTTCGACAGCGCCTCGCAAGGTACCGCTGCGTCTGAACCTGCTTCGCTTTCCTCACTCCGTCCGACCGACGCAGTCGTCTAACGTTTGCATATCTCACGCTACGCACAGACACGTTGCCAAAGCAACACGCAACAATGCCACTATATGTCTCAAGATTCAACACCGGAAAAAAGAACAACTCAaccatttcccacacaaagaacagagcATTCAGTCAATTACAGCTTTATGTTGtagatttgatgtttattttgcgattgttaataagtgattgctgtggtagattagctacagCAGCTGCTAGCTAATCTACCACTGCAGTGGTTGATTAGCtgatttaaacacctgctctactgatgatctgtcagagtcgGTAGTCATCTCCCTTCTGGAGGCGTTTTGCCGCCAAAGAGAGGTGGGGGTGGAATCTTACGCGCACAACTTCATGCTGTAAGAGGTGTAtaagttattttgtttctttttcatcttcttTCACAGATGTGAGGATGGAttctaaaactttttctttttttcttttgccgtcctctgtgtttttgtaggCCCGCCCTCTAACGGCGCCGCCGTCGCTCCGACTGCCTCCGCTCCGACTGCCGTCGCTCCGACTGCCGTCGCTCCCCCGTTACCTCGGACCCCCCTCAGCCCCAGCCCCATGAAGACCCCCCCAGCAGCTGCTGTTTCACCCATGCAGGTGTGGAAAACAGAAATGGTATTACTGTAGTGTTGACATAACAACAGCTTCACAAATACACCGACTGGCCCCTCATTTCAATGATATAGTTATTAGTTATTGAATATATCAACTCTATCTCTGTAAGCAATTTGTAAATCATGTTTGGTGTCTGGCTAtacaatgaaacattttattaaataataataaaaatggtaaa is a window of Xiphophorus hellerii strain 12219 chromosome 12, Xiphophorus_hellerii-4.1, whole genome shotgun sequence DNA encoding:
- the specc1la gene encoding cytospin-A, which produces MKKSARPAASKVSGERGKSEAAGAGKSSAKSVSAAPLNKVKSNDDLLAPMAGGNPVTKTKKTGSIGSSSTNQEIKPKTTSGSLSKRTSTASKEPNSSRDRLRTSRGSAAKKQSALGSASGDVSSGKRSRSQTVAESDGRMSKSKSDGQISDKVALEAKVKDLVGLANSKDVEILHLRSELRDMRAQLSLGGKEATPQEQEEEEAGEEEKPQVSAITAADVESTLILLQEQNRAIREELNLLKSENRMLKDRLNALGFSLEQRLDGTDKLFSYSSSLSPDLSASGAHGDTASAGALTSSVEGSAPGSLEDLLTGHQHGGSADNLDSESSEVYQAVTSSDDALDAPSGASSSSESECAPGVVAARSRRGSSGDTSEVSVACLTERIHQMEENQHSTAEELQATLQELADLQQITQELNGENERLGEEKVILMDSLCQQSDKLEQYGRQIEYLRSLLDEHHVAYALEEDIKSGRYLELEQRYGDLADNARFEREQLLGVQQHLSNTLKMAEQDNAEAQEMIGALKERNHQMERIVESERQDRAALEAALDEYKAAVSSDQAELGRCRAQLEQERQRVAELYSLHTAGDKNDICQLLEGVRLGKEEAEAKAAKTQEELERAHGELGRLQETFCKLDGEYRGFQEQAQRRITEQEGALEKRRVELQEKETEIGDMKETIFELEDEVEQHRALKLHDNLIISDLENSVKKLQDQKHDMEREIKTLHRRLREESMEWRQFQADLQTAVVIANDIKSEAQEEIGDLRRRLQEAQEKNEKLSKELDEVKSRKQEEERGRVYNYMNAVERDLAALRQGMGLSRRSSTSSEPSPTVKTLIKSFDSASQGPPSNGAAVAPTASAPTAVAPTAVAPPLPRTPLSPSPMKTPPAAAVSPMQRHSIAGSIAATKPLSSLSDKRPSYTDMTMPAEHLLRGAPTSRPPPVLQRVSNIDSTKAISVSRRSSEEMKRDISVSDGASSTSLMAMSAASSPLSLSSSSPTASVTPTTRSRLREERKDPLSALAREYGGSKRNALLKWCQKKTEGYQNIDITNFSSSWNDGLAFCALLHTYLPAHIPYQELSSQDKRRNFTLAFQAAESVGIKCTLDINDMVHTERPDWQSVMTYVTAIYKYFET